From Cellulophaga lytica DSM 7489, a single genomic window includes:
- a CDS encoding arylsulfatase, whose product MFRHYKTYFIGVICLALLVGCESKKQTTIAKKNTKPNVILVITDDQGYGDVGALGNTVIKTPNIDKLYSESYHLTNFHVSPTCAPTRAALMTGRYANSTGVWHTVGGWSLLREQEKTLGNMFEEAGYSTAAFGKWHLGDNYPFRPQDKGFHETVMHGGGGVQQTPDYWNNTYFNDTYFHNGKPEKYNGYCTDVFFTEAINFIQKSKDKPFFCYIAPNAPHGPYNVPKAYYNLYKDLNDTILADTQKRFYGMITNIDDNFGKLRKKLTELKIADNTILIFMTDNGTSAGYYNKKGKVTGYNAGMRGTKGSQYDGGHRVPFFIHWKDGKINTAKDIHTLAAQIDILPTLAELCNIKLPKNHLDIDGQSLVAVLNGKDSLNNRLLITDSQRVQNPEKWKSSAVMQGNWRLINGKELYDISTDVGQRNNIAATNKEKVAEMRSFYNNWWTQVSKDFNKEIYFKIGSSKENPITLTAHDIHGKETMQPWNQIQIRQGKIGAGYWSVNILEDGNYQVALRRYPIESNLPINSTTPAITTSELVGLEKDIPEGKSLNYSRASIQFKHQIVSEIDVKENDLSANFNINLKAGKTKLYANFISDKGEKNVAYYVYIKKL is encoded by the coding sequence ATGTTTAGGCACTACAAAACTTATTTTATAGGTGTTATATGTTTGGCGTTATTAGTTGGCTGTGAGTCTAAAAAACAAACTACAATAGCTAAAAAAAATACCAAACCAAATGTAATTTTAGTAATTACAGATGACCAAGGTTATGGAGATGTAGGTGCTCTAGGAAATACAGTTATAAAAACACCTAATATAGATAAGTTGTATTCTGAAAGTTACCACCTAACTAATTTTCATGTTAGTCCTACTTGCGCTCCTACCCGCGCCGCTTTAATGACGGGTAGGTACGCAAATAGTACAGGTGTTTGGCACACTGTTGGTGGTTGGTCTTTACTTAGAGAGCAAGAAAAAACTTTGGGTAATATGTTTGAAGAAGCAGGCTACTCTACAGCTGCCTTTGGCAAATGGCATTTGGGAGACAACTATCCGTTTAGACCGCAGGATAAAGGTTTTCATGAAACAGTAATGCACGGTGGTGGTGGTGTACAACAAACCCCAGATTATTGGAACAACACCTATTTTAACGACACCTATTTTCATAACGGAAAACCAGAAAAATACAATGGCTATTGCACAGACGTTTTTTTTACAGAAGCCATAAATTTTATTCAAAAAAGCAAAGACAAGCCCTTTTTCTGTTACATAGCACCTAATGCACCACACGGTCCTTACAATGTTCCTAAAGCGTATTACAATTTGTATAAGGATTTAAACGATACCATTTTAGCAGATACACAAAAGCGTTTTTATGGAATGATTACTAATATTGATGACAATTTTGGAAAGCTCAGAAAAAAACTTACGGAACTAAAAATAGCGGACAATACCATTTTAATTTTTATGACAGATAATGGCACATCTGCTGGTTATTATAATAAAAAAGGTAAAGTTACGGGCTACAACGCAGGTATGCGCGGAACCAAAGGTAGCCAATATGACGGCGGACATAGAGTGCCATTTTTTATACATTGGAAAGATGGTAAAATTAATACCGCTAAAGATATACATACACTTGCTGCACAAATAGATATTTTACCAACATTGGCTGAGTTATGCAACATAAAATTACCTAAAAACCATTTAGATATAGACGGACAAAGTTTGGTTGCAGTATTAAACGGAAAAGACTCTTTAAACAATAGACTTTTAATTACCGACTCTCAACGTGTTCAAAACCCAGAAAAATGGAAAAGCTCTGCTGTAATGCAAGGCAATTGGCGTTTAATTAACGGTAAAGAACTGTATGATATTAGCACAGATGTTGGTCAGCGAAACAATATTGCAGCTACCAATAAAGAAAAGGTAGCAGAAATGAGAAGCTTTTACAATAACTGGTGGACACAAGTATCTAAAGACTTTAATAAAGAAATTTACTTTAAAATAGGTTCTAGTAAAGAAAACCCTATTACACTAACTGCACATGATATACACGGCAAAGAAACTATGCAACCCTGGAACCAAATACAAATTAGGCAAGGTAAAATTGGTGCTGGTTACTGGAGTGTAAATATTTTAGAAGATGGTAATTACCAAGTTGCTTTAAGGAGGTATCCTATAGAGTCTAACTTACCTATTAACTCTACTACCCCAGCAATAACAACTTCAGAACTGGTAGGTTTAGAAAAAGATATTCCTGAGGGGAAAAGCTTAAATTATAGTAGAGCTTCTATACAGTTTAAGCATCAAATAGTTTCAGAAATTGATGTAAAAGAGAATGATTTATCAGCAAACTTCAATATCAATTTAAAAGCAGGTAAAACTAAATTATATGCAAATTTTATTTCTGATAAAGGAGAAAAGAACGTGGCTTACTATGTGTACATTAAAAAGTTATAA
- a CDS encoding sulfatase-like hydrolase/transferase gives MKKLLFVFLICTAFCKAQDKPNIVFILTDDQSYDLLGCTGNTIVKTPNIDKLADNGILFTNAHVTSAICTPSRISILLSQYERKHGVNFNSGTSVSNAAWQNSYPVVMRNNGYYTCWIGKNHAPIGKGGYHSGLMEKSFDYWYAGHGHLGFYPKDNHAIFNDAIAFTQPEIINEAVNDFLDPNARKLKGALHFLENRPTDKPFMLSVNFNLPHGASTKSMKLKDSDDDIYKTLYRDIAIPLPDNYIAKKDITTPKLPASLLHTEDRQTGYNYVDTPATIKERYIRELQAMTGIDRLIGNLLQKLKALKLDKNTIIIFTSDHGLFGGQQGLGGKALCYEQTTHVPIIVYNPKAKKKLKGIKSNALVQSIDIAPTMLAMARVSIPNTYQGKNISSLINGSKTEVREYVFTENLWSTHFGNPRCESVQTKNWKYIRYYKNNNFSAAKEIAYAKEFNIPVNEMLYKMHDPGIAVYRNYIEAPLLGEQPVYEELYNLKDDASELHNLIHKPAYKSILDNLKKQWKIEITAARGTKKTEVYRYTNDAYPNAKH, from the coding sequence ATGAAAAAATTACTTTTTGTATTTCTAATATGCACTGCTTTTTGCAAAGCTCAAGATAAACCAAATATTGTATTTATACTTACAGATGACCAATCTTATGATTTGCTTGGTTGTACAGGAAATACAATTGTAAAAACTCCAAATATAGATAAACTAGCAGATAATGGTATATTATTTACTAATGCACACGTTACAAGTGCTATATGTACGCCAAGCAGAATTTCCATTTTATTGAGTCAGTATGAGCGTAAACACGGTGTAAATTTTAATTCTGGCACTAGTGTTTCTAATGCTGCTTGGCAAAACTCATATCCTGTTGTTATGCGTAATAATGGGTATTACACATGCTGGATTGGCAAAAACCACGCTCCTATTGGCAAAGGTGGTTACCATAGCGGATTAATGGAAAAAAGCTTTGATTATTGGTATGCAGGACACGGACATTTAGGGTTTTACCCAAAAGACAATCACGCTATTTTTAATGATGCTATAGCTTTTACACAACCCGAAATTATTAATGAAGCAGTAAATGATTTTTTAGACCCTAATGCACGTAAACTAAAAGGTGCATTACACTTTTTAGAAAATAGACCAACAGACAAACCTTTTATGCTTTCTGTAAACTTTAATTTACCACACGGAGCAAGTACAAAGTCTATGAAATTAAAAGATAGTGATGATGATATATACAAAACCTTATACAGAGATATAGCTATTCCGTTACCTGATAATTATATTGCAAAAAAAGACATTACCACACCTAAATTACCTGCTAGCCTATTGCATACAGAAGATAGGCAAACTGGTTACAATTATGTAGATACACCCGCAACAATTAAAGAGCGTTACATAAGAGAGCTACAAGCAATGACTGGTATAGATAGACTAATTGGCAACCTACTACAAAAATTAAAAGCTCTTAAGTTAGATAAAAATACCATTATAATATTTACATCAGACCATGGGCTTTTTGGTGGGCAACAAGGTCTTGGCGGCAAAGCTCTTTGTTATGAGCAAACTACACACGTACCCATAATAGTGTACAACCCAAAAGCCAAAAAAAAACTAAAAGGGATTAAGAGTAATGCTTTAGTACAATCTATAGATATTGCCCCTACTATGCTTGCTATGGCAAGGGTATCTATCCCAAATACCTATCAAGGAAAAAATATAAGTAGTCTTATTAATGGCTCTAAAACTGAGGTTAGAGAATATGTTTTTACAGAAAATTTATGGTCTACACATTTTGGAAACCCTAGATGCGAGTCTGTGCAAACAAAAAATTGGAAATACATTAGGTACTACAAAAACAACAATTTTTCTGCAGCTAAAGAAATAGCATATGCAAAAGAATTTAACATTCCTGTAAATGAAATGTTGTATAAAATGCATGATCCTGGTATTGCTGTATATAGAAATTATATAGAGGCTCCTTTATTAGGAGAACAACCAGTTTATGAAGAATTGTACAATTTAAAAGATGATGCTTCAGAGTTACATAATCTAATTCACAAGCCAGCTTATAAATCAATTTTAGACAACCTTAAAAAACAGTGGAAAATAGAAATAACTGCCGCTAGAGGCACTAAAAAGACTGAAGTTTACAGGTATACAAATGACGCTTACCCAAATGCAAAACACTAA
- a CDS encoding family 16 glycosylhydrolase, which yields MTKTFKIIFIFLMISILACSNSDNDEADVTTNEKEIKNQEEENEVDSTKPTFLENEDPKPSEKKWVKVEELSDEFDGDELDTNKWNPTPEFIWNGQDRGWYGSSRSLFEADNVSTGNGFLRIEGEKFNSPKYSPKDNTSEAPQRRYGGAYVYGKTLAEPGYYIEARMKASKTAMSAAFWLKSETKPCTDNFNDGENLEIDIQECVGIFTGELGDEWTNDDWAVNSEWDKIFHYNTHRHNSPCNNIGERQTKGGKTNFDKKNADEFHIYAAYWHADGSKIDFYIDGALEKSVTPVIPFKGALRLIMSSNFYDWIEEINAKEMGFENPLEERYTRFDWVRVWKLEEL from the coding sequence ATGACTAAAACATTTAAAATTATATTCATCTTTTTAATGATTTCTATTTTGGCTTGTAGTAATTCTGATAATGATGAAGCTGATGTAACTACTAATGAAAAAGAAATTAAAAATCAGGAAGAAGAAAATGAAGTAGACTCCACTAAACCTACTTTTTTAGAAAATGAAGATCCTAAACCATCTGAAAAAAAATGGGTTAAAGTAGAAGAACTTTCTGATGAATTTGATGGTGATGAATTAGACACAAACAAATGGAACCCTACTCCAGAATTTATTTGGAATGGTCAAGACAGAGGATGGTACGGATCTAGCAGATCACTTTTTGAAGCAGATAACGTAAGTACAGGTAATGGTTTTTTAAGAATAGAAGGTGAAAAGTTTAATAGCCCCAAATATTCTCCTAAAGACAATACCAGTGAGGCTCCGCAACGTAGATATGGTGGAGCTTATGTGTACGGAAAAACTTTAGCCGAGCCTGGTTACTACATAGAAGCCCGTATGAAAGCAAGTAAAACAGCTATGTCTGCTGCTTTTTGGCTTAAGTCTGAGACAAAACCGTGTACCGATAATTTTAACGATGGTGAAAACCTAGAAATTGATATACAGGAATGTGTGGGCATATTTACAGGAGAATTAGGTGATGAATGGACTAATGATGACTGGGCGGTAAATTCTGAATGGGATAAAATTTTTCATTACAACACGCACAGACACAATAGCCCTTGTAACAATATTGGAGAAAGACAAACTAAAGGAGGTAAAACAAATTTTGATAAAAAAAATGCTGATGAATTTCATATTTATGCAGCATATTGGCATGCAGATGGTAGTAAAATTGACTTTTATATTGATGGTGCCCTAGAAAAATCTGTTACCCCAGTAATTCCTTTTAAAGGAGCTCTACGCTTAATTATGTCTAGTAATTTTTATGATTGGATTGAGGAAATAAATGCAAAAGAAATGGGATTTGAAAATCCTTTAGAAGAAAGATATACAAGGTTTGATTGGGTAAGGGTATGGAAGCTTGAAGAGCTATAA
- a CDS encoding sulfatase-like hydrolase/transferase, translating into MRKYLIYLLFYVPSTLSTFSQTNILFIESDDQSNQAIGAYGNTFMVTPNLDKLAEEGTSFTAAYNMGCWSPAVCIPSRTMLMYGKYLWKSQKINKQNAPKSFPEKLHNNGYHTYITGKWHAMGKSVKNIFDETGTIQPGQLKTYNSPAGHITDITANEAINFIKNYSSKKPFFAYVAFNAPHVPRQTTQNYYDLYPVDKVKLPPSVVDNTPLNTNVKYQYTNNPLSAKTMQKRVQQNNAMVTHMDTRIGDIINTLKEKGIYNNTIIVFTSDHGINFGENGVAGKVCLYEPSVTAPLIIKAPTVKQNNKITARVYLQDVVPTLFSLLKIKDKEATDFKSLMPLLINSKKTRESIYLAMFNDQRSIIHKNNKLILYPKTGTIEMYNLKKDPWETNNISAIKRNQKTIKDLLTRLKKWQIKTDDETDLSIFYNQYN; encoded by the coding sequence ATGAGAAAATATTTAATATATCTTTTATTTTACGTACCAAGCACACTTAGTACTTTTTCACAAACAAATATATTATTTATAGAGTCTGATGACCAAAGCAACCAAGCCATTGGAGCATATGGCAATACGTTTATGGTTACGCCAAATTTAGACAAGCTAGCAGAAGAAGGCACTTCCTTTACTGCTGCATATAATATGGGTTGCTGGTCACCAGCAGTTTGTATTCCTAGTAGAACTATGCTTATGTATGGTAAGTACTTATGGAAATCACAAAAAATAAACAAACAAAATGCTCCCAAATCATTTCCAGAAAAACTACATAATAACGGCTACCACACCTATATAACTGGTAAATGGCACGCAATGGGTAAAAGTGTAAAAAACATTTTTGATGAAACAGGTACTATACAACCAGGACAATTAAAAACGTACAACTCCCCAGCCGGACATATTACAGATATTACTGCTAATGAGGCTATAAACTTCATAAAAAACTACAGCAGTAAAAAACCCTTTTTTGCATATGTTGCGTTTAACGCTCCACATGTTCCTAGGCAAACTACACAAAATTACTACGATTTATACCCGGTAGACAAGGTTAAATTACCTCCTAGTGTTGTAGATAATACACCACTAAACACCAATGTTAAATACCAATACACAAATAACCCCTTAAGTGCAAAAACAATGCAAAAACGTGTACAGCAAAATAATGCAATGGTAACACATATGGACACACGTATAGGAGATATTATTAATACATTAAAAGAAAAAGGAATATATAATAATACTATTATTGTTTTTACATCCGACCATGGAATTAACTTTGGTGAAAATGGAGTTGCCGGAAAAGTATGTTTGTATGAACCTAGCGTTACTGCTCCTCTAATAATAAAAGCCCCAACTGTAAAACAAAACAATAAAATAACAGCTCGTGTTTACTTGCAAGATGTTGTACCCACCTTATTTAGTTTATTAAAAATTAAAGATAAAGAAGCTACAGACTTTAAAAGTTTAATGCCATTACTTATAAATTCTAAAAAAACTAGAGAGTCTATTTACCTAGCTATGTTTAATGATCAAAGAAGCATTATTCATAAAAATAATAAATTGATATTATACCCTAAAACCGGCACTATTGAAATGTATAACTTAAAAAAAGATCCATGGGAGACTAACAATATTAGCGCTATAAAAAGGAACCAAAAAACTATTAAAGACCTACTAACCAGGCTTAAAAAATGGCAAATTAAAACTGATGACGAAACAGATTTAAGCATATTTTATAACCAGTACAATTAA
- a CDS encoding glycoside hydrolase family 28 protein → MKHFFLLFYISFSVSVFANDYNIMDYGAKANGKTLDTKAVQKTIDLCSKQGGGKVVIPAGKTVLIGTIYLKDNVTLYLENGSILLGSPDYKDYATNTHKNTYKNEPHMDRCLIFAKEANSFSIEGNGTINGNGFPKNFTKAKGGRPMVLRFLNCNNIKIKNVTLINSASWTSAWLYCNEIVVDGIKIISRVNQNGDGLDFDGCTNVRVSNSSFNTSDDSICLQTSRPDKPCKNIVINNCVFTSKWAAMRIGLASRGDFESVTVSNSTFHDIQDSGLKIQMNEGGEMKNMIFSNIVMKNVPRPIFMTFCQQRAGVDSPLKMLPMKAMHSFSFNNIVIDNRELDKNSVIFLTGMPKNYITDIQLNNIQMTVSGGGNTTDANKKNIKEYTLETLGNWWPEFRLVGTLPASGIYARHVNGLFINNFYLNTVLDDKRPPIVLNDVLNFYGNSIFLNRKKLTVNNH, encoded by the coding sequence ATGAAACATTTTTTTTTGCTTTTTTATATAAGCTTTAGCGTATCTGTATTTGCTAATGATTATAATATTATGGATTACGGTGCCAAAGCTAATGGCAAAACCTTAGACACAAAAGCCGTACAAAAAACAATTGATTTATGCTCTAAACAGGGTGGAGGAAAAGTTGTAATTCCTGCTGGAAAAACTGTACTTATTGGCACTATATATTTAAAAGATAATGTAACACTTTATCTAGAAAATGGCTCTATTCTTTTAGGCAGTCCTGATTACAAAGACTACGCAACAAATACACATAAAAACACCTATAAAAATGAACCTCATATGGATAGGTGTTTAATTTTTGCAAAAGAAGCAAACTCCTTTTCTATAGAAGGTAACGGCACAATTAATGGCAATGGGTTTCCTAAGAATTTCACAAAAGCTAAAGGAGGTAGACCAATGGTGTTGCGCTTTCTTAATTGTAATAATATTAAAATTAAAAATGTTACCCTTATAAATTCTGCTTCTTGGACTTCTGCTTGGTTATATTGTAATGAAATTGTTGTAGACGGTATTAAAATTATAAGTAGAGTTAACCAAAACGGAGATGGTTTAGATTTTGATGGTTGTACTAACGTACGTGTTTCTAATTCTTCTTTTAATACTAGTGACGACTCTATTTGCTTGCAAACATCTAGACCAGATAAGCCTTGTAAAAACATTGTAATTAACAATTGTGTATTTACCAGCAAATGGGCAGCTATGCGTATTGGACTAGCTTCTAGGGGAGATTTTGAATCCGTTACTGTAAGCAACTCTACATTTCATGATATACAAGATTCCGGACTAAAAATACAAATGAATGAAGGTGGTGAAATGAAAAATATGATTTTTTCTAACATTGTTATGAAAAACGTTCCTAGACCAATTTTTATGACTTTTTGCCAACAAAGAGCAGGTGTAGACTCGCCTTTAAAAATGCTTCCTATGAAAGCTATGCACTCTTTCTCTTTTAATAATATTGTTATAGATAACAGAGAACTAGACAAAAATTCTGTTATTTTTTTAACTGGTATGCCTAAAAACTACATAACAGACATACAGCTAAATAATATACAAATGACGGTTTCTGGTGGTGGAAATACAACAGATGCTAACAAAAAAAATATAAAAGAATACACTTTAGAAACACTAGGTAATTGGTGGCCAGAATTTAGGCTGGTTGGTACATTACCCGCCTCTGGAATTTATGCCAGACATGTAAATGGTTTGTTTATTAATAACTTTTATTTAAATACTGTTTTAGATGATAAAAGACCTCCTATTGTTTTAAATGACGTTCTTAATTTTTATGGTAATTCTATTTTTTTAAACCGAAAGAAACTAACTGTTAACAACCATTAG
- a CDS encoding sulfatase-like hydrolase/transferase, which yields MKHKTYILLLLLCFCSYGKAQQPNIVWIVSEDNSKHYLKLFNKHGVTTPNIEKLAKKGITFTNAFSNAAVCSAARSSIITGVYGPKLASHYHRSEKKIVLPNTVKMFPVYLQKAGYYTANNAKEDYNIVKNKDVWDDSSRKASWKNRANNQPFFYVHNLGTTHEGSLHFSEEEMNSHKTKTNVQSVFVQPNHPNTKLFKYTNAFYRDKIMAMDKEVGAVINALEKDKLLSNTIIFYYGDHGGVLPNSKGYLKETGLQVPLVVYIPEKYKKMSPFTIGTSTNTFVSFIDFSATVLNLAGVTIPKSIDGSAFLGESVKQKTINNNSTFGYADRFDEKYDMVRSIRENNLKYIRNFQPFNIDALMNNYRYKQLAYKQWSTLNLQNKLNPIQSSFFKPKMVEELYDVKKDPYETNNLAKNAAYKHKIIAFRQKMNTWQKAMPDLSFYPEHILVEQAFKNPLAYGKKHQKKINKYIKIANLQLIPFKEAKTKLKKHLLSKDKTARYWALITSTSFGSKATSLSDLIKNIMLTDTDIVNKMRAAEFLAIAEKKDTSKNLIQLLYQSKKPKEALLILNSIVLQKDFYQKYTFTINQSKLHTTVKNNMLIQERLKYLQNQI from the coding sequence ATGAAACATAAAACCTATATACTATTACTATTGCTATGTTTTTGCTCTTACGGTAAAGCACAACAACCTAATATTGTTTGGATTGTTTCTGAAGATAACTCTAAACACTATTTAAAGTTATTTAACAAGCACGGTGTAACTACTCCTAACATAGAAAAACTAGCTAAAAAAGGAATTACTTTTACCAATGCTTTTTCTAATGCTGCTGTTTGTAGTGCTGCAAGATCTAGTATTATTACAGGTGTTTACGGACCAAAATTGGCATCGCACTACCACAGGTCCGAAAAAAAAATTGTGCTACCAAATACAGTAAAGATGTTTCCTGTGTATTTACAAAAAGCAGGTTACTATACCGCCAATAATGCAAAAGAAGACTATAATATTGTTAAAAACAAAGACGTTTGGGACGATTCTTCTAGAAAAGCAAGCTGGAAAAACAGAGCTAATAATCAACCTTTTTTTTATGTACACAACTTAGGTACAACCCACGAAGGAAGTTTACATTTTTCTGAAGAAGAAATGAACTCTCACAAAACCAAAACTAATGTGCAATCTGTTTTTGTACAACCAAACCACCCAAATACAAAACTATTTAAGTACACCAATGCATTTTACCGAGACAAAATTATGGCAATGGATAAAGAGGTAGGTGCTGTTATTAATGCTTTAGAAAAAGACAAGCTGTTAAGCAATACCATTATTTTTTATTACGGAGACCACGGTGGTGTTTTGCCTAACAGTAAAGGGTATTTAAAAGAAACAGGATTACAGGTTCCTTTGGTTGTTTATATACCAGAAAAATATAAAAAAATGTCTCCTTTTACTATTGGTACTTCAACTAACACATTTGTTAGTTTTATAGATTTTAGTGCTACAGTTTTAAATTTAGCAGGTGTTACAATTCCTAAATCTATAGATGGTTCTGCTTTTTTGGGTGAATCAGTAAAACAAAAAACCATTAACAACAATTCTACTTTTGGTTACGCAGATAGGTTTGATGAAAAGTATGATATGGTTAGAAGCATTAGAGAAAATAACCTAAAGTACATTAGAAATTTTCAGCCTTTTAACATAGATGCTTTAATGAACAACTACAGGTACAAACAACTTGCCTACAAACAATGGAGCACGCTAAACCTACAAAACAAACTTAACCCTATACAGTCTAGTTTTTTTAAGCCCAAAATGGTAGAAGAATTGTATGATGTAAAAAAAGACCCTTATGAAACCAATAACTTGGCTAAAAATGCTGCTTACAAGCATAAAATAATAGCTTTTAGGCAAAAGATGAATACTTGGCAAAAAGCTATGCCAGATCTATCATTTTATCCAGAGCATATACTAGTGGAGCAAGCTTTTAAAAATCCGTTAGCTTATGGTAAAAAACATCAAAAAAAAATAAATAAGTACATTAAAATAGCCAATCTACAGCTTATACCATTTAAAGAGGCTAAAACAAAACTTAAAAAACATTTACTATCTAAAGATAAAACAGCACGTTATTGGGCGTTAATAACAAGTACAAGTTTTGGTAGCAAAGCAACTAGTTTATCAGACCTAATTAAAAATATAATGCTTACAGATACAGATATTGTAAATAAAATGAGAGCTGCAGAGTTTTTGGCTATAGCTGAAAAAAAAGATACTTCTAAAAATTTAATTCAGCTTTTATATCAATCTAAAAAACCAAAAGAAGCACTTTTAATACTTAATAGCATTGTACTACAAAAAGATTTTTACCAGAAATATACGTTTACTATTAACCAAAGTAAACTACATACTACTGTTAAAAATAATATGCTAATACAAGAGCGTTTAAAGTACTTACAAAACCAAATATAA
- a CDS encoding family 16 glycosylhydrolase — MKSILHVTKKITLLIIFISVGQSFAQKAPFFKDGQDPKPNHKKWKLVKNMSDEFKGKKVNESKWQISGQGWIGRAPGLFLAENIKVKDGSLQITTTLLDKPVTKNGKVYTHGGGYVGSRNAMKYGYYECKMKANKTFMSSTFWLINESREQNGCNKRVTELDIQETVGQIVNKAEWMKYFDESMNSNTHSRNIPEGCDFEKGSVKSKGKLDTKTYEDFHVYGVWWKSKDEILFFMDGNFVSKVKPAADFNIEMYLRMVVETYNWNPVPEDGGMNGSKEERTTTYNWVRTWKLIDTK; from the coding sequence ATGAAATCTATTTTACACGTAACTAAAAAAATTACACTACTTATTATTTTTATAAGTGTTGGACAATCTTTTGCTCAAAAAGCTCCGTTTTTTAAAGATGGACAAGATCCAAAACCTAACCATAAAAAATGGAAATTGGTAAAAAATATGTCTGATGAATTTAAAGGCAAAAAAGTAAATGAGAGTAAATGGCAAATATCTGGACAAGGATGGATTGGGCGTGCTCCAGGATTATTTTTGGCAGAAAATATTAAAGTTAAAGATGGTAGCTTACAAATTACAACCACTTTATTAGATAAGCCCGTTACTAAAAATGGTAAAGTGTACACCCATGGCGGTGGTTATGTTGGCTCTAGAAACGCAATGAAATACGGGTATTACGAGTGTAAAATGAAAGCCAACAAAACCTTTATGTCTTCTACCTTTTGGCTAATAAATGAATCTAGAGAACAAAATGGATGTAATAAAAGAGTTACAGAACTAGATATACAAGAAACTGTTGGGCAAATTGTTAATAAGGCAGAATGGATGAAGTATTTTGATGAATCTATGAACTCTAACACACATAGTAGAAATATTCCTGAAGGCTGTGATTTTGAAAAAGGCTCTGTTAAATCTAAAGGAAAACTTGATACTAAAACTTATGAAGATTTTCATGTGTATGGTGTTTGGTGGAAATCTAAAGATGAAATTTTGTTTTTTATGGATGGTAATTTTGTATCTAAAGTAAAACCTGCAGCAGACTTTAATATAGAAATGTATTTAAGAATGGTTGTAGAAACGTATAACTGGAATCCGGTTCCTGAAGATGGCGGAATGAACGGTTCTAAAGAAGAAAGAACTACTACTTATAACTGGGTAAGAACTTGGAAATTAATTGATACTAAATAA